The window GGTCGCATTCTTCCTGGCATTCCTTGCTGCCGGTATTCCTGCTGCACACTTGCTGGCCGCAGGCAGCACCTCCGCGCGCGTGCAGGTGGTCGACGAGCGCGGCCTCCCCGTCCGCGATGCGGTGGTAGAAATTACGCCCGCCGCCGGTACCAAGTCTCCGTCGGGCTTCGCCTGGCGCGCCGCCATGGCGCAGAAGGATCTGCAGTTCACCCCCGGGACGTTGATCGTCGCCAAGGGTTCCACGGTGGCATTTCCCAATCTCGATAAGGTCCGCCACAGTATCTACAGCTTCTCGAAAATCGCCAAGTTCGAGATCGATCTCTATGGCCGCGACCAGACCCGGACCCAGCGCTTCGCGATAGCAGGCACGGCGGCGCTGGGCTGCAACATCCACGACGCCATGCGCGGCTATGTCCGTGTGGTCGAAACGCCCTATGCAGCGAAGACTAACGCCAACGGAATCGTCGACCTGTCCGACGTGCCCAGCGGCAAGGCCACCATTACAATCTGGCATCCGCGTCTGCGGGCGCCAGCCAACGAGACGAACTTCGACGCATCTGTGACCGCGGATTTCTCCCGCAAGTACACGGTTAAGCTGCGATGAGCGCGTTCGGCAGGATCGACATCCTCCGCTTCGGTTCGCTGAAGTTGCGGATGGCTGCGCTATATGCGGCGCTGTTCGCCGCCGTGCTGGCGGTCATCCTCATTATCGCGGGTCAGGGTATTGCGCGGTTTGCCGAGAACGCCTCGACCCGCGACCTGGCGGCCAATGCACGGGTCTTTGACGAGATCCTCGAACTGCGGGCCCAGCAGATGCGCAGCACGACCGACGTCCTTTCGCGCGACTTCGGCTTCCGCGAGGCAGTCGCCACCAATGACCGACCGACCATTGCCAGCGCGCTCGACAACCTTCGCGCTCGCTCGTCCGGAGGATCGGCCTTCGTCGTAGGCTACGATGCGACACTCACCGGCTCGACCGGCGATCCGATGCCTGATCCGCTGAGCCTGTGGGAGTCGCTGGACGAAGGGAAACAATTCGGAGTGATCATGCAGGGCGACCGGCTCGCTCTAGCCACGGCCTCCCCGGTGGAAGTACCGGATCTGGTCGGCTGGCTGGTCGTAACGCAGCCGCTCGACGATGCCGAGCTGGCACGATTGACGCGCCTGGCTGCGGTCGATCTCGATGCCTCGGTTGTCCGGCTAAGTCGCATTCCCGATGCAATCGGCACGGCCCCGCTCGGCGAAGTCTTCGAACGGGAAGAAGGCGAGCGCATGCTGTACCGGGTGTCGGCCCTGCCGTCGCTCGAGGTTAGCCTCAATCCGCGGCTGGTACTCAGGCATTCGCTGACGCGTTCCCTGGCTGAATATTCAGGCATTCGCTGGCTTCTGGCGGCGCTCGCCATTGCCGGACTATTGCTGGTAGTCGCTCTAAGCTGGCGAGTGGCCAAGACGATCACTGCACCGCTACGCAAGCTCGATGAGGCGACTCGCTTGGTCAGTGCAGGCGAGAAGGTCGAAGTCTCCGTCGATACCAACGACGAAATCGGACGCCTCGCTGGCAGCTTCAATGCGATGATCGAAGCTATAGAAGAGCGCGAAAAGAAGATCGTTCATGTCGGCTTGCACGACGGACTGACAAGCCTGCCCAATCGCAAACTTTTCCTTGAACAGCTGGCCCTGTCGCTGGCTCGGCGGAAGAACGATCACAAGGTCATGGTGGTCTACGCCGATCTCGATGATTTCAAAGTCGTCAACGATACGCTCGGCCACCCTGCAGGCGACACCTTGCTGCGAAATGTGGCGGAGCATTTGCGTGGCTCGCTGGCGGACGCCACCATTGCGCGCCTTGGAGGCGACGAATTCGCGATCCTGATCGACGGCATTGCGCCAAGCGTCGACCTCAACACGTTGGCAGGGCAAGTCCAGGCCTGCTTCATGCGCTGGATCGAAATCGAAGGGCAGAAGGCCGATTGTTCGGCAAGCTTGGGCATTGCCGTTGCGCCAGGGGATGGCGATGACGGCATCACCTTGATGAAGCACGCTGACCTCGCTCTTTATCGCGCCAAGCGCGAGGGCAAG of the Qipengyuania gaetbuli genome contains:
- a CDS encoding cupredoxin domain-containing protein; this translates as MKKVAFFLAFLAAGIPAAHLLAAGSTSARVQVVDERGLPVRDAVVEITPAAGTKSPSGFAWRAAMAQKDLQFTPGTLIVAKGSTVAFPNLDKVRHSIYSFSKIAKFEIDLYGRDQTRTQRFAIAGTAALGCNIHDAMRGYVRVVETPYAAKTNANGIVDLSDVPSGKATITIWHPRLRAPANETNFDASVTADFSRKYTVKLR
- a CDS encoding putative bifunctional diguanylate cyclase/phosphodiesterase, with the translated sequence MSAFGRIDILRFGSLKLRMAALYAALFAAVLAVILIIAGQGIARFAENASTRDLAANARVFDEILELRAQQMRSTTDVLSRDFGFREAVATNDRPTIASALDNLRARSSGGSAFVVGYDATLTGSTGDPMPDPLSLWESLDEGKQFGVIMQGDRLALATASPVEVPDLVGWLVVTQPLDDAELARLTRLAAVDLDASVVRLSRIPDAIGTAPLGEVFEREEGERMLYRVSALPSLEVSLNPRLVLRHSLTRSLAEYSGIRWLLAALAIAGLLLVVALSWRVAKTITAPLRKLDEATRLVSAGEKVEVSVDTNDEIGRLAGSFNAMIEAIEEREKKIVHVGLHDGLTSLPNRKLFLEQLALSLARRKNDHKVMVVYADLDDFKVVNDTLGHPAGDTLLRNVAEHLRGSLADATIARLGGDEFAILIDGIAPSVDLNTLAGQVQACFMRWIEIEGQKADCSASLGIAVAPGDGDDGITLMKHADLALYRAKREGKCCYHFFEPALDEQARQRRQMELDLRRAISEGEFELYFQPLYSLSEERLKGFEALIRWNHPTKGMVSPNDFIPLAEETGLILPIGEWVVREACHQASRWEDGLSVAVNISPKQFTSPDLVTKILNAIAASGIGANRLELEITESIFIAQVDKTMAILHQLRALGVRIALDDFGTGYSSLSYLRSFPFDKVKIDRSFVTDLATGENGHAIIRAITTLAEALGMETLAEGVEDEQQLEILRREGCRSIQGFLLSRPMSATQVLAWADKEQDLAKVG